A genome region from Gossypium hirsutum isolate 1008001.06 chromosome A04, Gossypium_hirsutum_v2.1, whole genome shotgun sequence includes the following:
- the LOC107903326 gene encoding NEP1-interacting protein 1 isoform X2 — translation MLKELFIGITEVPFICAEEVSLWVLAAMKDVGLGFLIGVGFAAFSFVFALVGAMKGQTTETGSFSGTGLGAVAGATTALQLLESLADGELLSQITLLVRLVSEKVFIAWVNSAMLKAFQWEMNIFESTYTEISNTYDADGAKGLSRSWIQKLPMHEIQASPMFQSSCSICLQGLKHGEMARNLPRCKHMFHLNCIDEWLSRVGTCPMCRDHVF, via the exons ATGTTAAAGGAGTTGTTTATAGGCATAACTGAAGTTCCATTTATATGTGCAGAAGAAGTCTCTTTGTGGGTTTTGGCTGCAATGAAAGATGTTGGACTTGGGTTCTTAATTGGAGTCGGCTTTGCTGCTTTCAGCTTCGTTTTTGCCTTGG TAGGAGCAATGAAAGGCCAAACGACTGAAACTGGGTCGTTCAGTGGGACTGGACTTGGTGCTGTTGCAGGTGCAACCACAGCCCTTCAATTGCTTGAATCATTGGCTGATGGGGAGTTATTATCACAG ATAACTTTATTAGTTAGGTTAGTGAGTGAGAAGGTCTTCATTGCATGGGTGAATTCAGCAATGCTAAAAGCTTTTCAATGGGAA ATGAACATATTTGAATCAACATATACAGAGATCTCAAACACTTATGATGCAGATGGAGCAAAGGGTTTGTCAAGAAGTTGGATTCAAAAGCTTCCAATGCATGAAATTCAAGCTAGTCCTATGTTTCAGTCTTCTTGTTCAATTTGCTTACAG GGTCTAAAACATGGTGAAATGGCAAGAAATCTTCCGAGATGTAAGCATATGTTTCACTTAAATTGCATAGATGAATGGCTGAGCAGGGTAGGCACCTGTCCAATGTGCAGAGACCATGTTTTTTAG
- the LOC107903325 gene encoding uncharacterized protein: MKVTGKTSLPATFPVRNPTDVDLMLAEKRKTRNMRRKRVSAPLVGRRSRPGTPLLKWKKEEGEKVKVELEEEEEEEEDGGRRGGVRGRRKKRASKVSARKLAAGLWRLHLPETVTPCGERMHRLGFKPSNGFMDVPFLYHHEGKVYGSDAKDPSQSRSSVSGTKNGFLCKIEPSVPFSNSAMEGATKWDPVGLKATDDARKFFRHVKRIEQQVSAVSIVSALEAELEQSRARIEELETERRSSKKKLEQFLRKVSEERAAWRSREHEKIRAVVDDVKAELNREKKNRQRLEIVNSKLVNELAATKLSAKQYIQDYEKERKARELIEEVCDELAKEIGEDKAEVEELRRDSMKLREEVDEERKMLQMAEVWREERVQMKLIDAKVALEDRYSQMNKLVADLETFLRSRTGTLEAKDMKEAESLRQVAASVNVEEIKEFTYEPPKPDDIFAVFEDVALAEANEREIDPCVAHSPASYSSKVHMVSPEINMMRKDIIPRHPKAYVDQSDEIEEDESGWETVSHLEDQGSSYSPEGSAVSVNKNCRRSNFSGSGIEWEENSCRDTDTPDTEISEVCSLPVRQFKKVSSVAKLWRSFPNNGENYKIISVEGTNGRLSNGRKSNSGIMSPDRGSGKGCVSPPNLVGHWSSPDTGNQHITRGKKGCIEWPHGPPKSSLKAKLLEARMETQKLQLRHILKQKT, encoded by the exons ATGAAAGTGACGGGGAAAACGAGTTTACCGGCGACATTTCCGGTGAGGAATCCAACGGACGTGGATCTCATGCTGGCGGAGAAGAGAAAGACACGGAACATGAGGCGAAAACGGGTTAGTGCACCGTTGGTGGGACGGCGGAGTAGGCCGGGTACGCCTTTGTTGAAATGGAAGAAGGAGGAGGGTGAGAAAGTCAAGGTGGAGCtcgaggaggaggaggaggaggaggaggacggTGGTCGGAGAGGTGGTGTTCGGGGACGACGTAAGAAAAGAGCTTCGAAGGTTTCGGCGAGGAAGCTTGCAGCTGGTTTGTGGCGGTTGCATTTGCCGGAGACGGTGACTCCCTGTGGAGAGAGGATGCACCGGTTGGGGTTTAAG CCTAGTAATGGTTTTATGGATGTCCCTTTTCTTTATCATCACGAGGGTAAAGTTTATGGTTCGGATGCAAAGGATCCATCACAGAGCCGTAGCTCTGTCTCTGGCACGAAGAATGGCTTCTTGTGTAAG ATTGAGCCTTCGGTTCCATTTTCAAACTCGGCGATGGAGGGAGCTACAAAGTGGGATCCTGTTGGGTTAAAAGCCACAGATGATGCACGGAAATTTTTCAGACATGTGAAGCGTATTGAACAACAAGTAAGTGCAGTATCAATTGTTTCTGCCCTTGAAGCTGAGCTAGAGCAGTCTCGAGCTCGGATTGAGGAGCTTGAGACTGAGCGAAGGTCCTCAAAGAAGAAACTCGAGCAGTTCTTGAGGAAAGTTAGTGAGGAAAGGGCTGCATGGCGGAGCAGGGAGCATGAGAAAATACGTGCAGTTGTTGATGATGTTAAAGCTGAATTGAACCGGGAAAAGAAAAACCGACAGAGGCTTGAAATAGTTAATTCGAAATTGGTGAATGAGCTGGCTGCGACCAAGTTATCGGCAAAGCAATATATTCAGGATTACGAAAAGGAAAGAAAGGCTCGAGAACTGATCGAAGAAGTATGTGATGAACTTGCTAAGGAAATTGGAGAAGACAAGGCTGAAGTAGAAGAATTAAGGCGAGATTCAATGAAGCTTCGAGAGGAAGTtgatgaagaaagaaagatgttgcaGATGGCTGAGGTCTGGCGTGAGGAACGTGTTCAAATGAAGCTCATTGACGCAAAGGTAGCACTCGAAGATAGGTATTCGCAGATGAACAAACTTGTTGCAGATTTGGAGACTTTTCTAAGGTCAAGAACCGGAACTCTGGAAGCAAAAGACATGAAAGAAGCAGAATCCCTTAGACAGGTTGCTGCGTCAGTTAATGTTGAAGAAATCAAGGAATTTACGTATGAGCCCCCAAAACCAGATGACATTTTTGCTGTTTTTGAAGATGTAGCTTTAGCTGAAGCCAATGAAAGGGAAATCGATCCATGTGTTGCACATAGTCCTGCCAGCTATTCCTCGAAAGTTCATATGGTGAGTCCTGAAATTAACATGATGAGAAAAGACATCATTCCGAGACATCCAAAAGCGTATGTTGATCAGAGTGATGAGATAGAAGAAGATGAGAGTGGGTGGGAAACTGTTAGCCATCTTGAAGATCAGGGCTCGAGTTATTCACCTGAAGGGAGTGCTGTGTCTGTAAACAAGAATTGCCGGCGCAGTAATTTCTCGGGTAGTGGAATCGAATGGGAAGAAAATTCATGCAGAGATACAGATACACCAGACACGGAAATTAGTGAAGTTTGTTCGTTACCAGTGAGACAGTTCAAGAAGGTTTCGTCAGTAGCCAAGCTTTGGAGATCATTCCCAAACAACGgagaaaattacaaaataatctcAGTAGAAGGAACAAATGGTAGGCTTTCAAACGGAAGAAAATCTAACAGTGGTATCATGTCCCCAGATCGAGGGTCGGGTAAAGGTTGTGTTAGCCCCCCGAACCTGGTAGGACATTGGAGTTCGCCTGACACTGGTAATCAACACATAACGAGAGGGAAGAAAGGGTGCATCGAATGGCCTCATGGTCCACCAAAAAGTAGTTTGAAGGCAAAACTTTTGGAGGCAAGAATGGAAACTCAGAAGCTCCAATTACGGCACATCCTTAAACAGAAAACGTAG
- the LOC107903326 gene encoding NEP1-interacting protein 1 isoform X1: MLKELFIGITEVPFICAEEVSLWVLAAMKDVGLGFLIGVGFAAFSFVFALGTIVGAMKGQTTETGSFSGTGLGAVAGATTALQLLESLADGELLSQITLLVRLVSEKVFIAWVNSAMLKAFQWEMNIFESTYTEISNTYDADGAKGLSRSWIQKLPMHEIQASPMFQSSCSICLQGLKHGEMARNLPRCKHMFHLNCIDEWLSRVGTCPMCRDHVF; the protein is encoded by the exons ATGTTAAAGGAGTTGTTTATAGGCATAACTGAAGTTCCATTTATATGTGCAGAAGAAGTCTCTTTGTGGGTTTTGGCTGCAATGAAAGATGTTGGACTTGGGTTCTTAATTGGAGTCGGCTTTGCTGCTTTCAGCTTCGTTTTTGCCTTGG GAACTATAGTAGGAGCAATGAAAGGCCAAACGACTGAAACTGGGTCGTTCAGTGGGACTGGACTTGGTGCTGTTGCAGGTGCAACCACAGCCCTTCAATTGCTTGAATCATTGGCTGATGGGGAGTTATTATCACAG ATAACTTTATTAGTTAGGTTAGTGAGTGAGAAGGTCTTCATTGCATGGGTGAATTCAGCAATGCTAAAAGCTTTTCAATGGGAA ATGAACATATTTGAATCAACATATACAGAGATCTCAAACACTTATGATGCAGATGGAGCAAAGGGTTTGTCAAGAAGTTGGATTCAAAAGCTTCCAATGCATGAAATTCAAGCTAGTCCTATGTTTCAGTCTTCTTGTTCAATTTGCTTACAG GGTCTAAAACATGGTGAAATGGCAAGAAATCTTCCGAGATGTAAGCATATGTTTCACTTAAATTGCATAGATGAATGGCTGAGCAGGGTAGGCACCTGTCCAATGTGCAGAGACCATGTTTTTTAG